From one Basilea psittacipulmonis DSM 24701 genomic stretch:
- a CDS encoding PepSY-associated TM helix domain-containing protein has protein sequence MDQKSAWIIFCQRLHRYIGVIIAPFMLLVAVTGILYVWSPQIEKVVYHDLLFQDSFGQPTSLDAQVRAAIQVYPELERLKSIRPASDPQGTTRVMFSFDGASSGESWAVFVNPITLDVQGQAVVYGTSGALPLRNFLSQLHRKLGLSEYIRAYSELVASWLWIAVISGVFLYWVSRSQSSKLFKLHTLVGLVFIPGLLFFSATGLTWSKWAGDHFFSALKSWHQNRPALLVDIPHEDSLSNEHHAPLEMSAEQHSSFDGSKQWLSTSQHPMVEMSPATYQPSFQDVLNVARRAGLTASKIEIRPSQLPEKAWVVAEINRSLPIQVDDIAIDPLTGKVVAQRHFKDYPILAKISMWGVDFHMGNWGLWNQILLTLISLALIALILCGYLMWLKKRYLPISSRTQTLPQIFMKFNRFNQCLLFVFTVLIGWAMPVLGVSVLCLLWVEFYLMYRKKT, from the coding sequence ATGGATCAAAAAAGTGCGTGGATAATTTTTTGTCAACGTTTGCATCGTTATATTGGTGTGATCATCGCCCCCTTTATGTTATTGGTGGCGGTGACGGGGATATTGTATGTATGGAGTCCCCAAATTGAAAAAGTGGTTTATCACGACTTACTGTTTCAAGATAGTTTTGGCCAACCGACCTCTTTGGATGCCCAAGTGCGAGCAGCCATTCAGGTTTATCCTGAACTTGAGCGGTTGAAATCCATTCGTCCCGCTAGTGATCCACAGGGGACAACTCGTGTGATGTTTAGTTTTGATGGGGCATCATCAGGCGAAAGTTGGGCGGTTTTTGTGAATCCAATTACGTTGGACGTGCAAGGTCAGGCGGTGGTTTATGGAACCAGTGGAGCCTTGCCTTTGAGGAATTTTTTAAGTCAATTACACCGAAAACTTGGCTTATCCGAGTATATTCGTGCCTATAGTGAACTGGTCGCTTCTTGGTTGTGGATTGCCGTTATTTCAGGTGTTTTCTTGTACTGGGTAAGTCGTTCTCAATCATCAAAATTATTTAAACTCCACACCTTAGTGGGGCTAGTTTTTATTCCAGGTTTGTTGTTCTTTAGTGCTACCGGTTTAACCTGGTCAAAGTGGGCAGGTGACCACTTCTTTAGTGCTTTAAAAAGTTGGCATCAAAATCGACCTGCTTTATTAGTGGATATACCGCATGAAGATTCCTTATCAAACGAGCATCATGCCCCACTTGAAATGTCAGCAGAACAGCATTCATCATTTGATGGGAGTAAGCAGTGGTTATCAACTAGCCAGCATCCGATGGTTGAGATGTCGCCTGCAACGTATCAACCTTCATTTCAAGATGTGTTGAATGTGGCTCGACGAGCAGGTTTGACGGCTTCAAAAATTGAAATTCGCCCCTCACAATTACCCGAGAAAGCGTGGGTGGTCGCTGAAATCAATCGTTCTTTACCAATTCAAGTAGACGATATTGCTATTGATCCTTTAACAGGTAAGGTTGTGGCACAACGCCATTTTAAAGACTATCCGATACTCGCCAAAATCAGTATGTGGGGCGTGGATTTTCATATGGGGAATTGGGGACTGTGGAACCAAATTTTATTAACCTTAATATCATTGGCTTTGATTGCATTGATTTTATGCGGTTATCTGATGTGGTTGAAAAAACGATACCTACCCATTAGCAGTCGTACTCAGACCCTGCCTCAGATTTTTATGAAATTTAATCGTTTCAATCAATGTCTGTTATTCGTGTTTACGGTACTAATTGGTTGGGCAATGCCCGTTTTGGGGGTTAGTGTACTGTGCTTATTATGGGTAGAGTTTTATCTGATGTACCGTAAAAAGACATAA
- the ahpF gene encoding alkyl hydroperoxide reductase subunit F — protein sequence MLDEAIKLQLKTYLERVSLPIELQANLGSDEKSAELKTLLEEIATLSDKVTYKEVSTSGRQPAFSIVRTGTDIAVTFAGIPMGHEFSSLVLALLQVGGYPAKLSDEVVQQIKNLPGEYVFETYFSLSCQNCPDVVQALNAMSVINPKIKHVAIDGALFQDEVERLEIMSVPAVYLNGELFGQGRSNVEEILAKLDTGAADRKAQELSQKEPFDVLVIGGGPSGSAAAVYAARKGIRTGVVAERFGGQVQDTNDIENFISVLKTEGPHLASALEEHVRSYGVDIMNMQRAAKLIPGEQDITVELESGATLKAKSVILSTGARWRNMNVPGEEEYRTKGVAYCPHCDGPLFKGKDVAVIGGGNSGVEAAIDLAGVVKHVTLIERNPQLRADEVLQRKLRSLENVTIITNGATLEVHGDGKKVNGLSYQDLETEEVKRLDLEGIFVQIGLVPNTEWLKGTVALSKFGEIEIDNRCHTSVKGVFAAGDCTTVPYKQIIIAMGEGAKASLSAFDHLIRS from the coding sequence ATGTTAGATGAAGCGATTAAATTACAACTCAAAACCTATTTAGAACGCGTCAGTTTGCCCATTGAGTTGCAAGCAAACTTAGGATCGGATGAGAAGTCTGCAGAGTTAAAAACTTTATTAGAAGAAATTGCGACTTTAAGTGATAAAGTAACTTATAAAGAAGTGTCAACCTCTGGTCGTCAACCTGCGTTTTCTATTGTGCGTACGGGTACCGATATTGCCGTGACGTTTGCAGGTATTCCCATGGGACATGAGTTTTCATCCTTGGTGTTGGCCCTATTGCAAGTAGGAGGGTATCCTGCGAAATTATCTGACGAAGTGGTGCAACAGATTAAGAATTTACCTGGCGAGTATGTGTTTGAAACTTATTTCTCTTTGTCTTGCCAGAATTGTCCTGATGTCGTTCAAGCATTAAATGCGATGTCAGTTATTAATCCAAAAATTAAGCATGTCGCTATCGATGGTGCGTTGTTCCAAGATGAAGTAGAACGTTTGGAAATTATGTCTGTGCCAGCCGTTTATTTAAACGGTGAGTTGTTTGGTCAAGGACGTTCTAACGTTGAAGAGATTTTGGCTAAATTAGATACGGGTGCTGCTGATCGCAAAGCTCAAGAATTATCACAAAAAGAACCTTTTGATGTATTGGTTATTGGTGGCGGTCCATCTGGTTCAGCTGCGGCGGTGTATGCAGCTCGTAAAGGGATTCGTACTGGCGTGGTAGCTGAACGTTTTGGAGGTCAAGTTCAAGACACGAATGATATTGAAAACTTTATTTCTGTATTGAAAACAGAAGGGCCTCATTTAGCCAGTGCCTTAGAAGAACATGTCCGTTCATATGGCGTGGATATTATGAATATGCAACGTGCGGCCAAACTTATCCCAGGTGAGCAGGACATTACAGTAGAGTTAGAAAGCGGGGCGACATTAAAAGCTAAATCCGTGATTCTTTCAACAGGGGCACGTTGGCGTAATATGAATGTGCCTGGCGAAGAGGAATATCGTACAAAAGGTGTGGCTTATTGTCCGCATTGTGATGGTCCTTTGTTCAAAGGCAAAGATGTTGCGGTCATTGGTGGTGGTAACTCAGGCGTGGAAGCAGCCATTGACTTGGCAGGTGTGGTGAAACACGTGACCTTGATTGAACGTAACCCACAATTACGTGCCGATGAGGTATTACAACGTAAACTTCGCAGTTTAGAGAATGTGACCATCATCACTAATGGTGCTACTTTGGAGGTGCATGGCGATGGTAAGAAAGTCAATGGATTAAGTTACCAAGACCTTGAAACTGAAGAAGTGAAACGTTTAGACTTAGAGGGTATCTTTGTACAAATTGGTTTGGTGCCTAATACCGAGTGGTTAAAAGGTACGGTGGCATTAAGCAAGTTTGGTGAGATTGAAATTGATAATCGTTGCCATACCTCTGTGAAAGGTGTATTTGCGGCAGGTGATTGTACGACCGTGCCATATAAGCAAATCATTATTGCGATGGGAGAAGGTGCAAAAGCCTCTTTATCGGCGTTTGATCATTTGATTCGTTCATAA
- a CDS encoding YadA family autotransporter adhesin has product MKKVSLYGIALLTLITPPPLAHAEDCSGLNKGTGQGLACGMFSEATDITNIALGPSAAATQGGAVAIGINSESSGIGSVALGSFSNSNGIFTIALGSGAQTHNKDKTTDTFTVDAKNNSVATKTDDGYVITFKEREVDAMIADPNRGPQYSSIALGATSRTYGASAIAMGGFATAYGHLSTAVGNVAQTGSDGASAFGDHSQATGKSSLALGRYAVAKTAYSVASGYKAKAEGERAIAMGVNSQSSGRYSTAIGVDSKASGVRAVALGTTAKAEKEKSMALGDQSTANANKATAVGAGASATHENSVALGSDSTTKQDNSVSVGSNANGQETTRTITNVTAGENDTDAVNVSQLKEYVSNNGAAAVAPQLTNISNQVAGLSNAVDKNRKQASSGIAAVAAMANIPVPSVIGKNTVGVGLGYHDGQSALAIGAARYFENRIAVKASIATGMTNHKKATIGVGASYTW; this is encoded by the coding sequence ATGAAAAAAGTAAGTTTATATGGCATTGCATTATTAACATTGATTACCCCCCCCCCATTAGCTCATGCTGAAGATTGTAGTGGTCTGAATAAAGGCACTGGGCAAGGCTTGGCATGTGGTATGTTCTCCGAAGCAACTGACATTACAAATATTGCATTGGGACCATCTGCTGCAGCAACACAGGGTGGAGCTGTAGCTATTGGTATAAACTCTGAATCATCCGGTATAGGATCTGTTGCACTGGGTAGTTTTAGCAATAGTAATGGTATATTTACAATAGCTCTTGGTTCGGGGGCACAAACGCATAATAAAGATAAAACTACTGATACCTTTACTGTAGATGCTAAGAATAATTCAGTTGCTACTAAAACAGATGATGGCTATGTCATCACTTTTAAGGAGAGAGAGGTCGATGCGATGATTGCTGATCCCAACAGAGGTCCACAATATTCTTCAATTGCGCTTGGCGCAACGAGCCGAACTTATGGGGCGTCAGCCATTGCCATGGGAGGGTTTGCGACTGCTTATGGTCATCTTTCTACAGCGGTTGGTAATGTTGCTCAAACGGGTAGTGATGGTGCCAGTGCTTTTGGGGATCACAGCCAAGCGACTGGAAAATCTTCTCTTGCATTAGGTCGGTATGCTGTGGCTAAAACAGCTTATTCAGTGGCTTCAGGGTATAAAGCCAAAGCAGAAGGCGAACGTGCGATAGCCATGGGCGTAAATTCTCAATCTTCAGGAAGATATTCTACGGCGATTGGTGTGGATTCTAAAGCTTCTGGCGTACGTGCAGTTGCTTTAGGTACAACAGCTAAAGCTGAAAAAGAAAAATCAATGGCATTAGGTGATCAATCTACAGCAAATGCTAACAAAGCAACAGCGGTGGGCGCAGGTGCTTCTGCTACACATGAGAATTCTGTTGCTTTAGGTAGTGATTCAACTACGAAACAAGACAATTCCGTATCGGTAGGTTCTAACGCCAACGGTCAAGAAACCACTCGTACTATTACCAATGTAACAGCTGGTGAGAATGATACGGACGCCGTGAACGTGAGTCAGCTTAAAGAGTATGTATCTAATAACGGTGCTGCAGCTGTTGCACCACAATTAACCAATATTTCTAACCAAGTGGCAGGACTTAGTAATGCTGTAGATAAAAACCGTAAACAAGCTTCCTCAGGTATTGCGGCAGTTGCTGCTATGGCTAATATTCCCGTTCCTTCAGTGATTGGTAAAAATACAGTAGGAGTCGGTTTAGGTTATCATGATGGTCAGTCAGCATTAGCGATTGGTGCGGCTCGTTACTTTGAAAATCGTATTGCGGTTAAAGCCAGTATTGCAACCGGCATGACTAATCATAAGAAAGCAACGATTGGTGTGGGTGCTTCTTATACTTGGTAA
- the ahpC gene encoding alkyl hydroperoxide reductase subunit C: MSLINSQLLPFKVQAFKQGEFKTVTEKDLLGKWSVLFFYPADFTFVCPTELEDLADNYAEFQKLGVEIYSVSTDTHFCHKAWHDHSPAIKKVNYTMLADPTHVLSRNFNVLIEEEGIALRGTFLINPEGQIKLAEVNDNGIGREAGELLRKVKAAQYIAAHPGEVCPAKWKEGAATLKPSLDLVGKI; encoded by the coding sequence ATGTCATTAATTAACTCTCAACTTTTGCCTTTTAAAGTACAAGCTTTTAAACAAGGTGAATTTAAAACTGTTACAGAAAAAGACCTTTTAGGTAAATGGAGTGTCTTGTTCTTCTATCCAGCTGACTTTACTTTCGTTTGCCCAACTGAGCTAGAAGATTTGGCTGATAACTATGCTGAATTCCAAAAACTAGGCGTAGAAATTTATTCAGTTTCAACTGACACACATTTCTGCCACAAAGCTTGGCATGATCATTCTCCAGCGATCAAGAAAGTAAACTACACCATGTTGGCTGACCCAACACATGTACTTTCTCGTAACTTCAATGTATTGATCGAAGAAGAGGGTATTGCACTTCGTGGTACATTCTTGATTAACCCAGAAGGTCAAATTAAATTGGCTGAAGTGAACGATAACGGTATTGGTCGTGAAGCTGGCGAGTTATTGCGTAAAGTAAAAGCTGCTCAGTACATCGCGGCTCACCCAGGTGAAGTTTGCCCAGCTAAATGGAAAGAAGGTGCAGCGACACTTAAACCATCTTTGGATCTAGTTGGTAAGATCTAA